Proteins encoded in a region of the Flammeovirga yaeyamensis genome:
- a CDS encoding AraC family transcriptional regulator: MREIIINKSSYINFFNELSSQFDCTNYGNELKVTINEESSLTIRGYSINDGLEISEIEGYINEPIKLVRTKNDDPAFVIAYFLTPFRFTNEYDFSDFQIQRKKYWSNIKEDEVFYFPAHQKVSILSIKHSYAMMEKYNQTGVPLINNLLNTKSPFIIYESISKTSQQIIKDVKGCNFNNDIEKLKLDYLTYQLLYNFANKVENRFGKGVLPKRYPETDVEKVFRVKNYIEENYTEVIKAENLAEVAQFSYSKLRKLFKEIVGISILQYANHYKITMAHQWLMDSTHNVSDCTYHLGFSSMTHFGKLFKDKYGCTPSEFIKKAK, encoded by the coding sequence ATGAGAGAAATCATTATCAATAAGAGTTCTTATATTAATTTCTTCAATGAATTATCTTCACAATTTGATTGCACGAACTATGGCAATGAGTTAAAAGTGACGATTAATGAAGAAAGTTCGTTGACCATTAGAGGTTATTCCATTAATGACGGATTGGAAATTTCGGAAATTGAAGGTTACATCAATGAGCCTATTAAATTGGTGAGAACGAAAAATGATGACCCCGCTTTTGTTATTGCCTATTTCCTCACTCCTTTTCGATTTACCAACGAATACGATTTTTCAGATTTTCAGATTCAGAGAAAAAAATACTGGTCGAACATCAAAGAAGATGAAGTGTTCTACTTCCCTGCCCATCAAAAAGTCTCCATCTTATCTATTAAGCATTCCTATGCAATGATGGAGAAATATAATCAAACAGGTGTCCCACTAATTAATAATTTATTGAACACGAAATCTCCTTTTATCATTTATGAGAGTATCTCCAAGACCTCTCAACAGATTATTAAAGATGTAAAAGGATGTAATTTTAATAATGACATTGAAAAGCTAAAGCTTGATTACCTCACTTATCAGCTGCTTTATAACTTTGCGAACAAAGTAGAAAATCGTTTTGGCAAAGGTGTGCTCCCTAAACGCTATCCAGAAACTGATGTTGAAAAGGTATTTAGAGTAAAGAATTATATCGAAGAAAACTACACAGAAGTAATCAAAGCTGAAAATTTGGCTGAGGTTGCTCAGTTTAGTTATAGTAAGCTGAGAAAGCTATTTAAAGAGATCGTCGGGATTTCCATATTACAATACGCGAATCATTATAAAATTACCATGGCACATCAGTGGCTGATGGATAGCACTCATAATGTTTCTGATTGTACGTATCATTTAGGGTTTAGTAGTATGACACATTTTGGGAAATTATTTAAAGACAAATATGGGTGCACGCCAAGTGAGTTTATAAAAAAAGCCAAGTAA